From the Anguilla anguilla isolate fAngAng1 chromosome 8, fAngAng1.pri, whole genome shotgun sequence genome, one window contains:
- the LOC118232864 gene encoding inhibitor of growth protein 4-like isoform X2 translates to MAAGVYLEHYLDSIENLPFELQRNFQLMRDLDERTEDLKGQIDSLAREYTTSARTLSSEQKLSLLRQIQQSYGKCKEFGDDKIQLAMQTYEMVDKHIRRLDTDLARFEADLKEKQLESTDYDSASSKGNKESRGLKDKKVARTRSKVKNSDDDSSPKNGQKKVKLIHTVEFPAPTVNFGNVHPSDVLDMPVDPNEPTYCLCHQVSYGEMIGCDNTDCSIEWFHFACVGLTTKPRGKWYCPRCSQERKKK, encoded by the exons GTATAGAGAATCTGCCGTTTGAGCTGCAGAGGAATTTCCAGCTCATGAGAGACCTGGACGAGCGGACTGAGG ACCTGAAGGGGCAGATCGACTCACTTGCGCGGGAGTACACAACCAGCGCGCGGACTCTGTCTTCAGAGCAAAAGCTTTCCCTTCTGCGGCAGATCCAGCAGTCTTATGGCAAGTGCAAGGAGTTTGGGGACGACAAGATCCAGCTGGCCATGCAGACCTATGAGATG GTGGACAAACACATCCGTCGGCTAGACACTGACTTGGCCCGCTTTGAGGCAGACCTCAAAGAGAAGCAGTTGGAGAGCACTGACTACGACTCCGCCTCCAGCAAGGGCAACAAGG AGTCACGGGGGCTAAAAGACAAGAAGGTCGCCCGAACTCGGTCAAAGGTAAAGAACTCTGATGACGACAGCAGCCCCAAGAACGGACAGAAGAAAGTCAAGCTCATACACAC AGTAGAGTTCCCCGCCCCCACAGTCAACTTTGGGAACGTCCACCCCTCCGATGTGCTGGACATGCCAGTGGACCCCAATGAGCCCACCTACTGCCTGTGCCACCAGGTGTCCTACGGAGAGATGATCGGCTGCGATAACACTGAC TGTTCCATCGAGTGGTTCCACTTTGCCTGTGTTGGACTGACAACAAAGCCCAGAGGAAAATG GTACTGCCCACGTTGTTCCCAGGAAAGGAAGAAGAAATGA
- the LOC118232864 gene encoding inhibitor of growth protein 4-like isoform X1 has translation MAAGVYLEHYLDSIENLPFELQRNFQLMRDLDERTEDLKGQIDSLAREYTTSARTLSSEQKLSLLRQIQQSYGKCKEFGDDKIQLAMQTYEMVDKHIRRLDTDLARFEADLKEKQLESTDYDSASSKGNKAESRGLKDKKVARTRSKVKNSDDDSSPKNGQKKVKLIHTVEFPAPTVNFGNVHPSDVLDMPVDPNEPTYCLCHQVSYGEMIGCDNTDCSIEWFHFACVGLTTKPRGKWYCPRCSQERKKK, from the exons GTATAGAGAATCTGCCGTTTGAGCTGCAGAGGAATTTCCAGCTCATGAGAGACCTGGACGAGCGGACTGAGG ACCTGAAGGGGCAGATCGACTCACTTGCGCGGGAGTACACAACCAGCGCGCGGACTCTGTCTTCAGAGCAAAAGCTTTCCCTTCTGCGGCAGATCCAGCAGTCTTATGGCAAGTGCAAGGAGTTTGGGGACGACAAGATCCAGCTGGCCATGCAGACCTATGAGATG GTGGACAAACACATCCGTCGGCTAGACACTGACTTGGCCCGCTTTGAGGCAGACCTCAAAGAGAAGCAGTTGGAGAGCACTGACTACGACTCCGCCTCCAGCAAGGGCAACAAGG CAGAGTCACGGGGGCTAAAAGACAAGAAGGTCGCCCGAACTCGGTCAAAGGTAAAGAACTCTGATGACGACAGCAGCCCCAAGAACGGACAGAAGAAAGTCAAGCTCATACACAC AGTAGAGTTCCCCGCCCCCACAGTCAACTTTGGGAACGTCCACCCCTCCGATGTGCTGGACATGCCAGTGGACCCCAATGAGCCCACCTACTGCCTGTGCCACCAGGTGTCCTACGGAGAGATGATCGGCTGCGATAACACTGAC TGTTCCATCGAGTGGTTCCACTTTGCCTGTGTTGGACTGACAACAAAGCCCAGAGGAAAATG GTACTGCCCACGTTGTTCCCAGGAAAGGAAGAAGAAATGA